Part of the Antechinus flavipes isolate AdamAnt ecotype Samford, QLD, Australia chromosome 2, AdamAnt_v2, whole genome shotgun sequence genome is shown below.
cttgaacaatttgtgatttttcctttaatatcttttgatCTCGAGAATACTGTTCAAAGATTGGttgataaatatatattcctCCAGCAACTCCAAGGATACTTGCAAAAATCATTTGAGGAAAACTCAGTCTACCAAACATCTTATCAACAAATGCAGCAGCACACAATGGATGCTTTcaaaagttatatatgtatatccacgAAAGTATCTTCAAATctgtatacaaagaaagaaaatagaaaatattaatttggcacattatcttttaatatttcgTATAATCTCCCTTTGTTATTTTGGAAGAGGATGCAGTCATAGTCCTTTATTAGTGCTTGGCAAggtatattatttaaaataacaagttTGATGGATAAATGATTTCTCTTATAAAACAGATTACACAGTCATTTCAATTTGTCACCAAATCAAAAAATTATCATCAAAACCCATGGATTTTCCCTGTACTTATATTTTCACTATTTCCAATCAAGAAATTTCATTCTCTAAAATTTTCTGGCTCCTTATTCCCTaccaatgaaattaaaattccTTTCCCTAGCACTCAAAAGTCCTTTACAATATGCTGCTACTTGACCTTTATAAATCTGTTACATATTACTCCCTTGttcaattgtgttcaactcttcatgatcatatttgggattttcttggcaaaaacactggagtattttatcatttccttctccagctcactttacagataaggaaatgaaggcaaacatttaagtgacttgcgcagggtaacagtgtctgaggcagcatttaaactcaggaatatgaattttcctgacttcagtcccCTAACTATCTACTTTGCTATGTAGTTTTCTTATTACTCTCTTATGTGTACTATATCCCTTAGCTAAAATGTACTAATTAGTGGTCCCCCAAATATGCCTTGCTGCTCTTTATTTTCCCACCTCCCTGCCTCTGTTCATTATTACCAATATTTAGAATGTTGAATTCCTATTCATCCTTTAAAGTCCAACTCAATTATCAATTATTCCATGAAAccttctgatttttaatctcCACGATTAGTAACTTTTCTTCTTGAACTTcatatagcattttctatcagGTAGCTGTACAACTCGTCTCTTCTTAGATCAGACTTTTAACCTTTTCTAAtgtggatctcttctcagaaaaatgtttctaAGTCTCCTCTTGAACttcatataatattttgatttataacCCTCTCATGTATTTATCATGCACTACTGTGTATttctggtttgttttcttttccacacactcctcccccattcctccccccccccccaccaaaaaaaaaaaaaaaaaaaaaaccctccattgAACAGTCAATGAGGATATGGGCCAATGTCTCTTTACAATCTAATCCCTACATTTATGCCCAATCCTTCAAAGATTATAAAACTCGTCAGTGGCTTTCCACTGTctgcaattttaaaaagaagctcCTTGGACTGGAATTTAAGGTCCTCTTCAATGCTAAATAGCATGTAATTGACATGGATTAAGAAATATTTGCGTTCAAATTCAAACCTGGCACTTATTAGCCATCTGACTAGaggctgggcaagttatttaatgtctctaaaatgagaataccTGTAATACATCCTCCACAGGAATATAGTGTGATATTCAAATGAGACACAGTATATAACCAAaacatataaatgtcagctacttGGCCTTGTCTGATTTCATAGGATACTCCTCCATGAACGCTTTTCCTGCCAAACTGGAATATTAGACATTTCTCAAATTTGAGGTTTCCCCATTCAGTGCCTTAGGTTGTCAGCTCTGCCGCTCAGAAACTTTGACAGTCTTCAACTAGAGTGCTACCCTCTCCAAGTAGTCCACCCTAGTTAATGGTCTCTGGCTTCCAATGATTTTGTACTTATTTGCACAGAGTTGGTAACCTCGTTCTTAAAATGTCAGCTCCTCCAAggctattttttgttttattcgcTGCGCCTATCCCGGTGTTCTGCAAGGAGCTAGTCGTGTTTGCGGCAATGTGTTCTCTAAACCCGGATCTCCCGCAGCTCCTAGCAGTAATTGGCAAATAGTGTTTACTAAACGGATGAATGAATGGAATCTCATGACTTCGTAAGAAAAGCAAAAGCTTTCCCTAATAAGTCTTGGGAAGCAAGAGATTTTTATTCCCAATTTCTCTTTATGATGACCCATAAGATTTATAATATCTATAGTTGgcattgaggcccagagaagataagtgatttgccctgtcacacagcttgtaagctGCGGGGCGATGATCTCATCCCGGGCTCTCCCTGGGTTCCAGCCCCGCCGAGGGGTCACACTAAGTTAAACTATTTTAGGAATCGTCTCGGGTCCTCTCGCTTCCACCTGAGGACTTCCCCTCCATCGCTTCCGAAAGACAAAGACGTAAATCTGGTAGGGATGGCCCACGGCCCCTCACCTTCCCAGAGTCCGAAGCCAGGATCTCGAGTTAACAACCGCTCTTAGGCCCAAGCACGTACGTCTTCTCAGGAGGGAGACGATACCTGAaccaggaaataaagaaaaaccctTGATTTCCCAGGCACCCCTGCGCCTGTCAGCGACGGCGGCTCGCAGGGGCCAAGCAGAGCGGAAGGCGAAGCCACAGGCGTTTTCATTCACCCAAGCCACTGAGGTTTGGGGGTCACGCGGCGGAGAGAGAGGGACATGGAGCGGCCTGGGGGCAGCCTCTTCTTCAGGAGACACCGGAGCAGCTCCCCTGAGACCGTGAAGCTGAGGAAGAGAAAGTCTGTCTTGTACAGCAGCCCCCCGGAAGGGCGCACTGGAAGCCGCTTcggtgagggaaggaaggaggcgcGGCGCAGCTCGAGGCTCGGAGCTGGGAGCAGGGGGCACTAGGACCCCGAGGCCCTGGCTCCCGCTCTGGCTACCCCGCGAGCTTTTAAAGCCCCTGCACCGCCCTCCTCCCCGACCCCTTTTccatattgtttattatttgtaataattGTGAGTTGTTTCGCCCTTTTAGTATGCCTGGAATGCCTTGATTTTCTCCCCTCTCATCCCAAGAATCGCCAGCGTCCTCGCCCTCTCCAGCAGAAAATTGATCCTCATCTCCCTCCCTACCTCACCTCGATTGTTTCTAAAACAGTTGGTGCCATGGGGAACTAACCGGGAGCCTTTGGACCCCAGCGCCTTCCACAAGGGGCTGTAGTTTTCTTAAGGTGCGGAGTGGGGATGAGCCTCCACCAGGCCGTAAACCTTTTCCACTTTGTTAGCATCCATCAGAGTTTAGGCACTGGGGACGATCCGGGGTCACCCTCCGTACCTAGTTAAGTCGTTCAGAATTACCAGATTGGTGACGAAATGAATAGAGCCAACAGCTCTGGAGTAGAaacgagttcaaattcagtctcagacactaaccTATGACCCGGGGCAAGTTAAAActgattgcctttaaaaaaaaaaaaaaaaaaaaggcagatctTATAGGttaaaattaaataggaataaatataaaatcttattcaTAGTTCATAAAAGGGGACGGTCCAagggggtccatgaacttgggtGGGAAAAATGCATCTTTacttaaaatatgcaaataaattatgaaatttaatCTTCCCAACTTTGCCCCCTGTATTTTCATTAGCATAAAATAATCTCAGGGAGACTATCCCCTCCACCAATGCAGTCAGCAGGTTCTTCAGCTTATTCTCAGAGAATTGCCTAGGACAGTGGTCTACAGATTTTTGTGATTGAATCTCATCCCATTTGATCACAAATCCTTGAAATTACATAATTTTGGAGAGGAACCTAATGGAAAAGATGTTTTAGAGTTAACAATACttgtgctaagtgaaatgagcagaaccaggagatcattatatattcaaCAACGATagtgtatgaagatgtattctgatggaagtggatttctttgacagagagatgtaactcagttccaactgactgatgatggacagaagcagctacacccaaagaacgaacactgggaaatgaatgtaaactatttgcattcttgtttttcttcccgggttatttataccttctgaatccaattctccctgtgcaacaagagaactcttcagttctgcacacatatattgtatctaggatatattgcgacatatttaacatatataggactgcttgccatctgggggaggaggtagagggagagaggggaaaaatcagaagtgagtgcaagggataatgttgtaaaaaattcccctggcatgggttttgtcaataaaaagttattaaaaatacttgacaACTGGTTTGATAAGGGAGGTGAAATAAaggagataaaattaaaaatctgttACTGGAAGGACAGTAGTACTCTCCAGAAAACATTTGGAAGAAGGGGTACTTTGGGGTATATGAAATGTAATTACAAACCATTCTTGTCTTCGTTCCTCCttccattgaaaagaaaaagaacactagTGATAAGCTCAACTAAGGTTTAGGTTTAGGTAAGTTATGGCTCATTCTTTCGAGGGCCTTAAAAGGGATATGGTGGTTAATATTTATGGGGATGatataaaaagatgattataatCCCATTGCTGGTCATCTTTCCTTTTTGGATCAATTTATTGTAACTTTTTTAAGTTTAGTTTACAGCCCCCATGGGGCTGTCCCATGGGGATATTACCTTCATTTTGGAGACAATTTGGAGACTCTAAGGCTACTAAAcaaggataaataaaaataagaggcaagacttgaatctgaacccagttcttccttaCTCCTGCTACTGCTCCATGTTGATTCTCATAGAATTTTGTGTACAGAGATGTTAGAGAACATCCTCCTTCCAAGGCCAGTGGTATCTAGTGAGGTTATTAGAGTTGGCCATAGAAACTTGTTCTCTCCTAGGCCAGCTCTAAGAAATGATCTTGATAGATGGGGCCAAGATCTCTAGGACCTGAATAATGGCTACTTACTAAAAATGTTTCAATTGTATGTCTCTAGGAAAATAAGTTAAAGTTGGGGAAATTAACCTGTTTAACTTTAGTGCAACTGTTGGTTTTGCTTTCTCAGATCTTCTTGGTGAAAACATTTACCTGGTCTTGTTTACCATATTTCTAAGAATACTTAACTGCTTTTTAGTCCAGACAAGCTTTGTTCCTGATGAATATTGGCAGTCTCTTGAAGTTGCACATCACATGGTTTTCAAATatcctttagaattgtttttgtttttttcccctcagattaaaaatgttttgggaaTTATGTTCAACCCCTAGCACATATTTTAACCTAATTTTCAATTCTCTTAGATTTTTCTCTAATCCaccttttgtatttttctttagggGTAGAATTGCTTCAATAAATATTCCACAGTAATCCATTAAGCACCAATATGCTATATGTTGTGGGAAGATACCTAAGTAGAAAATATGCTATGGATCTTTTTAACTTGGAATCTGGATAGtgaaggggaaagtgggggggaggggggaattcctagaattctcattttaaaaaagggaatcaaagaatttttattttaatttggaaatgagaatgaataggaaaattattttatatttcagtattgtttgtcattttatccttaattttattaattatggttATTTGACCTGGGAATGGGCTGAAGGTTTGAGAGGTTTCTCTTACCCCTTAATCTTTGCAAGCATTTATAAGATTCTGTATCTCTTCACAAAAGATAGTGTCCAATTGCTGGTAAGTTTAAATAAAAGTAACCAAGCTATTTGTTACTGCTagatttatttcacttttctgtaATAGGTCATATAGCAACTGAACATATTAATATTTACACAATGTAAGTTTGTTTCAATGAGATTCAGTGCTGAAGATCTGAATATTATAGGTCATATCATAGCTGTGAGGTTCTTGATCCCAAAGACCTGAGATATATTAATCACTCTTTAAGTGAGAATCTAATATAAGATTCAATATATATCAGCTTTGCTTAAAGAAAACCtaatttaaaacccccaaataTAGAAAGCTTCATGGTTTATGTtagtgctttcctcacaacaaatcCTGATAGACAGGAACTGCATGCAAGTATTATTGCTATTTTGTAAGTGAATTAACTAAGCTCAGAGAGGTTATTTGTAACTTAGCTCATCACACTACCATTAGGTGTTAAAGCAGAGACCAAACAGCTCTTGTgactttttccattgtttctcCTAAAGTATGTACAAGTGCTTTACAAAGGACTATATAAACATAGGGTAATATTTACAAAAGTCACCACAGATGGCtttttcccaaaaatatttttttttttaacttaggaaAGTTATTGACAATCGAAGATAAAACATCTCtagaattttaatggaaaaacaattttatttgtaaaatttaaacaTAGATAACTTTTCAGAAATATATTATGCACATAAAAAGGGACACAAAAATGACAAGTTAATTTCTTGTGAGTGATTACTACATATATAGCCTTATAACTGGCTAGTTCAAGTTCATTAAAGAGCCAAATCACAGATTTCCAAATGATAAGTCATGAGACTGTGGGGGGAATTGTTATTTTGAccaataatacattttttaagtTTCCCagaagccctttttttttttacccttatttcaaataattgcattattaaaaaaaaaaaaaaaactaaaatacttCCCAAATGGCAAAtgcaaaaatcaaattaaaagctAATACTGCTTATATTTTTTGTGTTACCTTTTTATTTGTCACTAATATAGTAATAGCCAAGGGTGAAAGAACTAGTCTGCTGGAGAGTGCCCATATTAGTGAGATTAATTTTATTAACTATTAAGTATCCAAACTTACTATCAGATTAATATTAAAGTACCGACCTTATTAATTTTTAACTGTTAACTATCCAAACCTCCTAATTAAATGATAAttgttcttttctccattttcatgCCTTTCAACTGGTAAATTACTCTACTCTCTTAGTGGTAGGTCAAGTATGCCATTTAGGCTGCCAGTTGAACCAGTTTTAATagctgtttttgtttgttattttcagTTTGTACAAtagacttttcttttcctttctttttttagatttggGTTCCTAGACTTGCCCAAGCACTTTTATCTGCTCTAGCAGATGTGAAGCTTTACTCATTGGTGAGGCAACTAGAAAACCAAGAAGTGGCAAAATGGGTGGTATGTCTTTCCCCAATCTCTTTAAAGTTAGTTCTCTAATCCATGtggatataaaatatagaaaaaaagaattctatatatatatatatatagaatatataggaatatagaaTTCTAAACCTAGAGTTTATATATTCATAAACAATAAACAGTAAATAAATCATGCagttactaaatgtctgaggtagaattcaaaatctggttttcctgactccaagaataacattctatccactataccacatgtgtttgtatacacatgtacacacatgcatacatatgatttttttttccagaaagtaAC
Proteins encoded:
- the PIGBOS1 gene encoding protein PIGBOS1 produces the protein MFGRLSFPQMIFASILGVAGGIYIYQPIFEQYSRDQKILKEKSQIVQELKEKKN